The stretch of DNA tttcattgcttccaactcttcagaaaagtcataatctgataaagattcttcatcctctaattCATGTGCAATGCTTAACTGTTTCCAAAAATcatgaatgctatctaaagggataacattacCATATATCTGCAACTTagccaactcacaagcacatggtaatccatgagttgttctaATTGAACAACCACATTCTGTTTTGTTAGTGCCTACAATCTTCACCCTTTCCAACTGGttatcaattaatttcatacactttcttgatacacagtgatgtagattttgaaaaaattgtgaattatacccgtgctcaacatccttgatggttttctgaaaagaagactgaatgatacatatttggttcttcaacatcatattcactgCATCCCAgcttttacacaaatcaccaaaactagtttgaagcatgtttttcaatctccaatgagcagactcaactctacaaataaattaaataacacaaattaaaacaaatcacataaactagtaaatcatgtttgctaaaacaacacaattcatattttaaaaatacctgttagatgttgtgttccccaaatgcatcactctattggtccaaacgttgacaaacctttctttgtaaggtgttaaccatgaatctttcacataatcaacaaaaagaataatatcggcacacaatatctcaaattgttgcaaatgatgatcatactcttccacactagtcgaatagacaatctttttccataaatccattacttcttcttgtctatcctttttgacatattgtttgcatcttgccccaacatttttttcaatatgaaaacgacatagcaaatgtattgaagtaggaaacacaacactaatcgcattcatcatggcaagatctctatcagtcacaataactttagaaatcaaAGACTCAGATTTGAACAACATTCGTACCTTCtcaaatgcccagatgaagttatcttgtcgctctttttccaaataagcaaacccaactgaaaatgtcaaactagtagaagTGACACCGactatttcaagtaatggcaaccgatatctgtttgttttgtatgtgctatcacatatcaaaacaaaatgaaatgtgtttaacaactttatacagtcaggatgcgtccaaaaaatatctctcaaaatatcagaattttcccgtcttcttgtccaatgcacataattttcttgttgtattaacttcaacagatgctgcatttctgtgtacggacctctcaatgatgatcgataagtactccttgctttatatatttgactgggAATAGTGACATTGGTTTCATTTCTcactttcaaagcatttagaatgaatctgggtgcaagcttatactttgtcatatcattgacaaatttcctctcttcttcgtttaaacgccccaaatagGAATGACCGGTTACAGTATCAAGTAATTCATGATTGTGTGTcccacaacgaacactaattttccatccttcaccgacacttaatggtacacatctgagagtaaatggacagttttccttatgagagcaagttactgatttttttgattctgatttatatcttccacctctttcgcatcccaaaatcaatttgtcttttcttcccctaattccgtttgctttatctgatcgaatggtaacaattaaaattccattttgtcttccaatcgcttttgcccattcaaatacaGCTTCTCGAGAAGAAAATACCTGCAAAATacgtttcaaataaaaattaactatataactataagaaatatttaattggTGATGATTCATCAGTAGTTATAATAATACCTGATCAGTGGTGAATTTTTCTGTAGAatctataacattttttgaagcagaaacatcaactctactcatacctaatttcaaaattagtaacaaatttaattaaaaataatattctaaatattgaatttaaaaaaattaaaaataatttctaacataaatattgaatttaaaaaaaaattaaaatacatttcgaaactttgattTATTGAAAAGTTCGAAACTTAAAATACATTTCGAAAATCTTAAACATTCGAATAAAACATTCGAAACTTTTGTGAAaatccaaactttcgaagaccaaattgcatttcgaaattttgaaaaattcgaactccatttcgaaagtttcgtgaAATGCCAAATGTTCGAAGCATTAGtgtatttcaaaactttcaaatgcaAGCAAATATTCGAATACTgtccatttcgaaaatttggtgtttatccaaagttttgaaaatttgaatttttttgaaagaaattgcatttcgaaggttttaaaataacaaaaggtTCGAGTCGAAACTTTTAAACTTTCgaatccaacattttttttctaaattttcgaaAGTGGTGGGTGTGAAATCAGAATGGTAATTTTTGGAATGATGTTATACATTTTTACAGAGAGGTatattagtctttaaaaaatactGGGGGGTGGCAGGTAAAATTGGGGGGTGCCTGGTACAAAACCCCATATAATGGTATTTGGATTGAATTGAAGGGGACTACTTTGCATACCTCCCCTCTCTGCTACAACACCCCACGTAGTTTTTTCCTCTCTCCACATTTTTATTCCTTATGCTCGGGAAGTATACACTATTACTATTAGACAacttttgatctattttttggTTCATGAGAAATTCATTACTTTAATGACTAATAGacctttatatatttttctcttaacGAAGTTGCCTCAAAATTGTTAATATCTATGTAATGGCAAAATTTGAATTTCATGGGTATAATTCATGGATAATTAATGGAGTAACAATCAAGTTTTCTTCCATCATAGATTATTTTTATCGATTTATATATtactttctttttaaatttttcgtaTATTCtttcatcaattttattttagacaTGTTAACcacttaatataaatattattttaataaaaattcaaattcaaattctagTTTATTTCTTTAGATATAATATCTATTGATTTTACTTGTACTttcaaattaatcataaatttataatttttattattttagcatatcaatttcaaatttaattgcTTTTTACATCTTTTAGTGATACACTTTTAacaaaatgttaaatttattattttaaatcataaattatatttttttttaaatataatttctcgTGCATCGCATGTAGAGATATATAATGTATAGTACTAGTATGCCTTATTGTCCGGTTTCTTTATCTGTCTTCAATTTTTAATTCCGCCGCCTATTTTGTTGTAAGCGAGAGATCGCATATGGTCAAAGATGGCCAGATTATAAATATATAGACAGAACATGTCAGAATAATAAGTACACCATAAATTATTAGAGCAATATACTTAAAGGAGTTTTAATAAGGAGTTTTAATGAATTAGAGGCATAAGGGGTTGGTTCGATTTGATTTTATGTGAAAAAtgaattcaaattaataaaatttgcattagttgatttgatttggttttatttgatttttttaattggaaacaaattaaattaaattgatgaTATACAGATCGATTTGGTTCgggtaattaaatttaaaaaaaaaaacaaaatcataaatattttttattttttggcagaaaaaagaaaagaatatacaAGTGCAAcaactattttaatttctttatctAAAATAGAATTTGGAATAATTGCAAAAGTCATAATTTAATTCTCTAAAatactaaaacaaaatatgcAGTAGCATTATATAATTTGGTCCTCTAAAacataatttgaaataatatagtGCAATAACAAGTCaagttaaaatacaaaatagacAGTAGTGTgtcaaattaaactaaaatttagTTGATGAGAATTTAAATTGCAATGTAAAATAACAACAATCTAAAGTAGGCAGTGACATTCcaattgaaagataaaaatctgaaataaaaataaataaataaacagttAGAAATTATAATATAGAATTTATTTCCAACTTGAAGAGATCAAATTGAATATAATCTCAAATTACATTCATTCATGTCATGCCATCTGTATTAACTCCAACACTAATAATACGTAATCCAACAATTTCTAAAAATTGAAACACACAATCCACAATAAATTAGTTTGataatataatgaaatataataataaagtgAACAAAAATGAGAGTTGAGTTACAAATCAACTTCCATACTTGCTTCAAGTTGTTGCACTTCATCCATTTGTGCTcttaaatcaattttctttggttttttaatccaatttcgggtacaaatcaaaacttcaaCAATTGTGGAACTCAAACTACTACGAAATGAATCAAGTACGTGACCTCCTGTACTAAATGCAGACTAATATGACAGTGTAGACACTGGAATAGCCAATATATCTCTAGCCATACGGGAAATgacttaatattaaaatatgaaaataatttttgctATCTTCAACATCGGCCTCAATATACCTATCAAACTCACTCTTTTGcacatttgtttgttttttcttcataCTCAATCTAAATGCAATATCTCAATCAGCATCAGCATCAACATCAGCATCATCAACACACTGATTTGTGTTAGCTTGTGTACCAATTCTTGAGGCTGCACTACTATACTCACTCTCATCATTAGGAATGAGATATTCCATCAAATAATGCTCAAACAATTTCTTGACAAGATCTTTTAATGTTTTCAACATATCTTCGCTCTTATTACTGCCATACATCTTagtaaaacaaaattcaatattattCATACTCATAATAGAGATCTAGAAAAACAGGcacaaacaaaaaatagtttatgacaTTACTATCCCAATACTTATTAAACTTTACTTGCATATTTGTTGTCATTGTCTTCAGCTTTTCATCCTCACTATTAGTCTATTTCTTTAATGACTTCTGAATGTCACACAACTTTTTGAATAATGTATTAGATGTAACATGCAATGAACCATAAAAAGAAAGAGTTGCAtcataaaatatctttaaaaagtTCTTAAACACATGTGCATGTTCCCAATCAAAATGATTAGGGATACCTACTTATTCACTAGCAAGAAACACAACAAATGAATTATCTTGATATCGAAGTCAATTAAATTCCTTTTCATATTTCAAAGCAACTTCTAACATCAAATAGGTAAAGTTCCAAATAGTTCGAACATCAAGAACTATCATTACATTACTATCTATATTACAATCTTTTGCACACTTTTTAAAACCAGCAAGCCTAGCCGGATATGTCTTAAAAAACTTGCAGGCAacctttatctttttaatagATGAGTCAATGGTATTTAAGCCATgactaataataaaattcaaaatgtgAGCGCAACATCTCATGTGTATGAACTCCCCCTTTAACAAACTACGACCATTCCAATCATTCATCCTTCTAACTAAGTATGTGATAGCAACAATATTAGCACTTGCATTATCAACAATTACATAACATTTATCCCTCAATCTTTCAAGCATTACTCTAAGGTTTTCCCAATGGTTTCTCCtttgtgataaaaaaacaaACCAAAACTCAATATCTTCTTATTCAACTCCCAACTCTCATCAATATAATGAGCAGTAGCACACATGTAATTCAATATTTGGATTGATGTTCAACAACCTATGGTAAGGAAAACCTTTTGTTTATTCACAAATAATAagattttcaacttttcttTCTCATTATTATACAAAAGCGTGCAATCTTTAGCAATCGTAACATGACAAGGAACCTTAAATCTATGACAAGCCATACTCATAAagtatatatttaaatctttCATTTTCAACATGTTTAAAAGTAAGTTCATCCTTAATTATCATCTTTGCTAGGGTTGAACGAGTTATATCTTGACTAAATTCAACAAGTTTAAAACTAACAATGGTATTTGGGTCATCTTCACAATCTTTTCCTATAGTAAATGTTTTGGTTTCTGATCAACTACCCTATTTGGATTTTTAAGGCAAATATTATAATGCTTACTCATGCTAGTGGTTCCATGACTAGAACTATTGCATGCAtaagttttttacaataatgaCATTCATCCCTATTTTTATGCTTTATAAAGTGCTCTCAAGCTGAAGAATGAGGTCTATTAAGTTTTCATTTCAATACCTCTAGTTGTGCAACCGATTATAGTTGTAGAATTGAACATTCTACAGCTCCCTATTGTGTTGCAATTGGTTCTGGAATTGAAACTAGAGAGCAAGCAGTTGCCACATTCTCACTTTGTAAATTACTTCCTATGTAACTTTCACTTCCACTTGTCATTTGCTCAACTTAAAATTACCTAAAAACCGAAAATAACATATTTGTTTAGTGAATCtaatataattgtattttttaggTTCTAAAGAGTTTAACAGTAAAACTAACACACACTAAATATGGAGACAACAATCAAAATACGAAACCATCAAAACAGAAAAAGGaaacaataatcaaaatagACAACAATTAAAGTACAACAAAATAGGAAATAACAATCACAACTTTACTGAATGTACAACACAATAGAAAACAATTGTGAGAGAAATAGAGAGTGAGGAGAGAAACTGTCGTGAGTTGTGGCAACGTGGAGAGAAACAAAAAGTGAGGTGAAAGGTAGTGAGGTGGGCGACACACTTTCAACGAGTGGGTTGTGGGCGGCGAGGTTAGAACTGACGAGTGACTGTGTCTGCGTGACGATATCACTAGAGTTTTGAATTGTGCTTAATGGTTGATGGGTCTGATTgttgtataaaaaaaagattttctttttgtgtgaaatttttatgtaatatatatatatatatatatatatatatagatatatatatatatatatatatatatatatatataacatgaaTAGGGTTGGTTGggtttgatttttataactaaaatcCAATACCCGaaccaataatatttaatttacattgGTTTGATTTGTTGTTTACCCGAACAAAAAATAACAGATAATTTTTGGGTTGGTTTGGTTTGGATGTTCGGGTTAATTGGATTTATTTTGTCCACTTACATCCCtaacaaaattatcaaaataataataaatatttcatatatatttatattagaaaaaaaattagtttctcAATTAATAACTATCGATATTTTTAagttgaatattatattttaaatttgaatttggaaTTTAATAGTTACGATCTCATCCAAAAAATGAGTAACTTATCTTAAACAATATATTGCATAATATCAATTGAACAAATAATTAGTTGATATTAGAACAGGTAATTAACTTGCTTACGGCGTCCCAATTGGGGAggatctattttattttatttatttattttttatgttagaaTGTTGAAATTTGATGTTAGGATTTTGTAATATACTGATTTTAAGaactcaatttatttaaaatagctgatttgttgattttaataactaatattttactTGCTTTTGCAATTAAAAGCTgaaattgttagaaaaatcGAACAATATATTGACATAACATATCAAATGAGTTTAATATTTTGGttgtgtttttaattaaaatattattatataaaaaaaaaaacaggatTTTATTGTCTAAATGATTATGCTTTATGGATGAACCCGTAAAAGTAGAATCGaatttattgtattatttatGGATAAATGTTTATCATTTGTTTTAATGAGTGTTGATTCTTCTTTTTTCCGATCATGTGACTTCTTTTTTCCGATCATGTGACTGCAATATCTAAAGATCTATATCGATTGCTTATTGAAGTGCTACTAATTTCGTGAAAGTAGTATCATCTAAGTTGGAGAATGACTTTTGTCAAACTctcttgataaaaataaatgtaaatgaAAGATACGGTTGAATTGAATTGAGTCCACCAATTGAATAAAtaaggattttttttatttctctaattatctctaacaaaataaaattatatttgtatagATAAGTATAAAATAAGTATCTCTACATTAAATTATGATATGTCATATGATTCTGAGAAACATTTCCATGTGAACATGATTGAAGGTATAAagatagttaaattttataaaaaaaaatatttgttaaaaaaattaaaaaaattattattattaattgggACAAGTTTgtgaaaactaaattatataggTCTATAGTATAAGTGTGGTTTGATATATATTAATCGGTAGTGATGAATATCGATTAGATCCGACATGACAGAGATGTTAATAGATATgttaattaatgtataaatattgTGGTTTACGTGGTTGTAATTTCGAGTTCtataatcaatgtattttatgGGTAGAATTATTTTTAAGGGTAGAATTGCGATTGTTGTATTATGGTTTTCAAATTGTATATTTGAATCTAATATGTAAAAGTGACAtgttatatgtatatgttttCTTGTTACATGAATTATCCTAACTAAATGACAtacatcatgtagattgatatgcaTAGATTTATATGTGTGCagagactaaaatttattttacaatatttttaattattaaaattgcacttttttttaattatagttaaatttttaagattagaacaagTACGACTTCCAAAATCTTTAAGACGGTCTTGATTATGTGTATATGCATGATCAATCATGAAtggttataatattaataattgattcACTTATTTTACCAACTATTCACTTTAGATGactcaaattttacaaaattttgatGGCCGTTTTCttaaaaagttgatatttttCGTCTTCTAAAACATCATCATCGGTATCGTATAATTAGTCTCTACAATTAGGTCAATAAGAGCTAACTAACAAAATCAAACACCCCTACCTTAGTCTCTACTATTAGGTCAATTGCAATTAACTAACAAAACTCAACATCCATACCTTAGTCTCTACTATGATCAATTGCAATTAACTAACAAAACTAAACACCCcaacatatttttaaacaatatcAAAATTCGATTAccaagtttttatatttaatttatcacacattcaattcttttaat from Cicer arietinum cultivar CDC Frontier isolate Library 1 chromosome 3, Cicar.CDCFrontier_v2.0, whole genome shotgun sequence encodes:
- the LOC140919830 gene encoding protein FAR-RED IMPAIRED RESPONSE 1-like, encoding MNHHQLNISYSYIVNFYLKRILQVFSSREAVFEWAKAIGRQNGILIVTIRSDKANGIRGRKDKLILGCERGGRYKSESKKSVTCSHKENCPFTLRCVPLSVGEGWKISVRCGTHNHELLDTVTGHSYLGRLNEEERKFVNDMTKYKLAPRFILNALKVRNETNVTIPSQIYKARSTYRSSLRGPYTEMQHLLKLIQQENYVHWTRRRENSDILRDIFWTHPDCIKLLNTFHFVLICDSTYKTNRYRLPLLEIVGVTSTSLTFSVGFAYLEKERQDNFIWAFEKVRMLFKSESLISKVIVTDRDLAMMNAISVVFPTSIHLLCRFHIEKNVGARCKQYVKKDRQEEVMDLWKKIVYSTSVEEYDHHLQQFEILCADIILFVDYVKDSWLTPYKERFVNVWTNRVMHLGNTTSNRVESAHWRLKNMLQTSFGDLCKSWDAVNMMLKNQICIIQSSFQKTIKDVEHGYNSQFFQNLHHCVSRKCMKLIDNQLERVKIVGTNKTECGCSIRTTHGLPCACELAKLQIYGNVIPLDSIHDFWKQLSIAHELEDEESLSDYDFSEELEAMKAYMKKHDIISQRIFKAKARQPSQLSQRSARQQSQSSQHSFKTQFPTYIRLYIEDIVDVVADGNFGFRAIAALLGWTEESWALVRSQLDKEIGLHKDVYSNVFDDNVESYLLL